Proteins encoded within one genomic window of Gloeobacter kilaueensis JS1:
- a CDS encoding NB-ARC domain-containing protein, protein MLPRSEPPARQRRRRGVVLAPVGLRKLRQAITRLEQEELDGWRYTLEALSERIGLTTRTIAKLMAGREGLDRRTIEHCFERLGLVLEPADYAHPPLEAAPNPSRQDWGEALDVAIFFGRTEELTKLGHWLTHDRCRVVAILGMGGMGKTALSVKLAQQVQGQFEWVIWRSLSNAPPIADILAEWLGRISGTGLELPTAVEAQIALLIEQLRRRRCLLVLDNCETILQSGSGEVLGTAGLCRPGFEAYGELFRRLGQIAHNSCLVLTSREKPEAVATLEGSSLPVRSLLLTGLPYGEAVAILKSKDIQAAPAEYARLVELYRGNPLALKIVATAIQDTFAGELRAFLEQETTVFNGIRTLLGEQFARTSQMEKELLYWLAIQREPVALSRLGAVLAERGASAKVPIVLESLCRRALVEKLIETEPLEVRYALQPVVLEYLTDRLIEVACREILERRFVTLHRHALMQAEAKDYLRTAQIQLIVEPVLEGLLTRLGTARAIADYLVDLIALFQSTPGFERGYAAGNLLNLLICLGSDLSGLDLSGLAVWQAYLNERRLHRVNFAGADLSGSTFARTFSLVVALAFHPDGQLLASGHSTGDIYLWQIDTGQQVACWNACPEAIWTLAFSPDGRTLVAGSGDAAIRFWDVQSGYCTRTLREHTGTVASLAFSPDGEYLASASADHSVRLWHRSTDYTTSCLLGKHDRPCFSLAFSPDGCTLISGGADHLLRVWEIASGLCLRVMAGHTDWLRMIAVHPAGGLLASCAIDHTVRLWDLKTGECLAVLADHTCFVAAIAFVDEYTLASSGSDRSIRLWDIRTRRCTRILQGHTSDVLALVRHPHRLQFVSGSEDQTMRLWELPTGRCLRTFSGRINWQMSVSFSPDGRQIVSGGEDHLVFLWDRESGARRLLVGHTGSVGAVAFSPDGEYLASGGNDQSIHLWKVATGESLAVWSGHRATVRSLTFSPDGTRLASSGYDGGIHLWHTGSGQLEQRLPVPLLVDCLAFSPDGKLLALGPIDERCWIWDLAAGRPLHILAGHSEWAWQVAFSPDGKLLASGSHDGTARLWRVSDGSALHVLAGHRGWIWQVAFSPDGRLLATASTDSCIKLWDVATGACLKSWKAHTHWAISIAFAPDAQTLVSSGTDGALKLWAIDSGACLRVFQVERLYEGMNIAGATGLSAVQRATLKALGAVEL, encoded by the coding sequence ATGCTGCCCAGGAGCGAGCCACCCGCCAGACAAAGACGCAGGCGCGGCGTCGTGCTCGCCCCTGTCGGGCTGCGCAAGTTGCGGCAGGCGATTACTCGGCTGGAGCAGGAAGAACTGGACGGCTGGCGGTACACCCTGGAGGCGCTGAGCGAGCGGATTGGACTGACCACCCGGACGATTGCCAAGCTCATGGCTGGGCGCGAGGGACTGGACCGGCGGACGATCGAGCACTGTTTCGAGCGCCTTGGCCTGGTGCTGGAGCCGGCAGATTATGCCCATCCGCCCCTGGAGGCCGCCCCCAACCCCAGCCGGCAGGATTGGGGGGAAGCCCTCGATGTTGCGATCTTCTTTGGCCGCACTGAGGAGCTGACAAAGCTCGGCCACTGGCTCACCCACGACCGCTGCCGGGTAGTCGCCATCCTGGGCATGGGGGGCATGGGCAAGACTGCCCTCTCGGTGAAGCTGGCCCAGCAGGTGCAGGGACAGTTCGAGTGGGTGATCTGGCGCTCGCTCAGCAACGCGCCGCCCATCGCGGACATTCTGGCGGAGTGGCTTGGCCGCATCTCGGGGACGGGGCTGGAGTTGCCGACGGCGGTCGAAGCGCAGATTGCTCTGCTCATCGAGCAACTGCGCCGCCGCCGCTGCCTGCTGGTGCTCGACAACTGTGAGACAATTTTGCAGAGTGGCAGCGGCGAGGTGCTAGGCACCGCCGGCCTCTGCCGCCCAGGGTTTGAAGCTTACGGAGAACTCTTTCGCCGCCTGGGCCAGATCGCCCACAACAGCTGCCTGGTGCTCACCAGCCGCGAGAAGCCGGAGGCGGTCGCCACCCTCGAAGGCAGCAGCCTGCCGGTGCGCTCGCTGCTATTAACTGGCCTGCCCTACGGCGAAGCGGTGGCCATTCTCAAGAGCAAGGACATCCAGGCTGCCCCAGCCGAGTATGCCCGCCTCGTCGAGCTGTACCGGGGCAATCCGCTCGCCCTCAAGATCGTAGCGACAGCAATTCAAGATACCTTCGCCGGAGAACTGCGCGCCTTTTTAGAACAGGAGACGACGGTCTTCAACGGCATTCGCACGCTCTTAGGCGAGCAGTTCGCCCGCACCTCGCAGATGGAAAAGGAACTGCTCTACTGGCTTGCCATCCAGCGCGAGCCGGTGGCCCTCAGCCGGTTAGGCGCGGTGCTCGCTGAGCGCGGGGCGAGTGCGAAGGTGCCCATCGTCCTCGAATCGCTCTGTCGGCGGGCGCTGGTCGAAAAACTGATCGAGACCGAACCGCTGGAGGTGCGCTACGCCCTGCAGCCGGTGGTGCTGGAGTATCTGACCGACCGGCTGATCGAGGTGGCCTGCCGGGAGATTCTTGAGCGCCGATTTGTCACCCTCCACCGGCACGCCCTGATGCAGGCGGAGGCAAAGGACTACCTGCGCACCGCCCAGATCCAGCTCATCGTCGAGCCGGTGCTCGAAGGGCTGCTCACTCGGCTCGGCACCGCAAGAGCGATAGCCGATTATCTGGTGGATCTGATTGCCCTGTTTCAGTCCACACCGGGCTTCGAGCGCGGCTACGCTGCCGGTAACCTGCTCAACCTGCTCATCTGTCTGGGTAGCGACCTGAGCGGGCTGGATCTCTCGGGTCTGGCGGTCTGGCAGGCGTACCTGAACGAGCGCCGTTTGCACCGGGTCAACTTTGCAGGAGCCGATCTGAGCGGTTCGACCTTCGCCAGAACCTTCAGCCTCGTCGTCGCCCTCGCCTTTCACCCGGACGGCCAACTGCTTGCCTCCGGCCACTCGACCGGCGACATCTACCTCTGGCAGATCGACACAGGCCAGCAGGTCGCCTGCTGGAATGCCTGCCCGGAGGCGATCTGGACCCTCGCTTTCAGCCCGGATGGCCGCACGCTGGTAGCCGGGAGCGGCGATGCGGCCATCCGCTTCTGGGACGTGCAGAGCGGTTACTGCACCCGCACCCTGCGCGAACACACCGGCACAGTCGCCTCCCTGGCCTTCAGCCCGGACGGGGAGTACCTGGCGAGCGCCAGCGCGGACCATTCGGTGCGCCTCTGGCACCGCTCGACGGACTACACCACCAGTTGTCTACTTGGAAAACACGACCGGCCCTGCTTCAGCCTCGCCTTCAGCCCCGATGGCTGCACCCTGATAAGCGGCGGGGCCGACCACCTGCTTAGAGTCTGGGAGATCGCGAGCGGCCTGTGTCTGCGGGTGATGGCCGGTCACACCGACTGGCTCAGGATGATCGCCGTTCATCCGGCGGGTGGGCTGCTGGCAAGCTGCGCCATCGATCACACTGTCCGGCTTTGGGATCTAAAGACGGGCGAATGCCTGGCCGTACTCGCCGATCACACCTGCTTCGTCGCCGCCATCGCCTTCGTTGACGAGTACACCCTGGCAAGCAGCGGTTCGGATCGCAGCATCCGGCTCTGGGACATCCGCACCCGGCGCTGCACCCGGATTCTCCAGGGGCATACCAGCGACGTGCTCGCCCTGGTGCGCCATCCCCATCGCCTTCAGTTTGTCAGTGGCAGCGAAGATCAGACGATGCGCCTGTGGGAGTTGCCCACCGGGCGCTGCCTGCGCACCTTTTCTGGCCGGATCAACTGGCAGATGTCGGTGAGCTTCAGTCCGGACGGTAGGCAGATCGTCTCGGGAGGCGAAGATCATCTCGTTTTTTTGTGGGACCGTGAGTCGGGGGCGCGGCGGCTCCTGGTCGGCCACACCGGTTCGGTGGGAGCGGTCGCCTTCAGCCCGGACGGCGAGTACCTGGCAAGCGGCGGCAACGACCAGTCGATTCACCTCTGGAAGGTGGCGACGGGCGAGAGCCTGGCGGTGTGGAGCGGCCATCGGGCCACCGTGCGCAGCCTGACTTTCAGCCCGGACGGTACGCGCCTGGCGAGCAGCGGCTACGACGGCGGCATTCACCTCTGGCACACCGGCTCGGGCCAGTTGGAACAACGGCTACCCGTGCCGCTGCTGGTCGATTGCCTCGCCTTCAGCCCGGACGGTAAGCTCCTTGCCCTGGGACCGATCGACGAGCGCTGCTGGATCTGGGATCTGGCCGCTGGGCGGCCTCTACATATTCTTGCCGGGCACAGCGAGTGGGCCTGGCAGGTCGCCTTCAGCCCGGACGGTAAGCTCCTTGCCTCCGGTAGTCACGACGGCACCGCCCGCCTCTGGCGGGTCAGCGACGGCAGCGCGCTGCACGTTCTTGCCGGTCATAGAGGCTGGATCTGGCAGGTCGCCTTCAGCCCGGACGGTCGTCTCCTCGCCACCGCCAGCACCGACTCGTGCATCAAACTCTGGGACGTTGCTACCGGCGCGTGTCTTAAAAGTTGGAAAGCGCACACGCACTGGGCCATATCGATCGCCTTTGCTCCTGACGCCCAGACCCTGGTGAGCAGCGGCACCGACGGCGCTTTGAAGTTGTGGGCGATCGACTCCGGCGCGTGCCTGCGGGTGTTTCAAGTCGAGCGGCTCTACGAGGGGATGAACATCGCCGGGGCAACGGGCCTGAGCGCCGTTCAGCGGGCGACGCTCAAAGCGCTGGGAGCGGTCGAGCTTTAA